In the Portunus trituberculatus isolate SZX2019 chromosome 21, ASM1759143v1, whole genome shotgun sequence genome, one interval contains:
- the LOC123507053 gene encoding tumor protein 63-like isoform X7 has product MINNDCEDGQPDDTATLVIPFSAAPQSQEGGCYGTSAGLTSGQTQLNIGQFAPLQNSAVQQRPSGMVDVPTLTNLEGKYGFTVSVDDKERSTKSPMWLMSTIVNKLYTNLNKAVPFEVRMNNPPTDDEKMYIRAILVFSSPEFLRTNVIRCPNHAAIAEATNHDFPYPNHVVRADHPAALYQESPSGRLSVVVPLDLHQNSPDYALILLRFMCLGSCVGGINRRPISIVLTLENGQAEVLGRKVIDVRVCACPTRDIRTDEQTVSNRGVKRKGSSTQAQQIIKKKPKMVEPKLDLDEGSQEVFNIKVQGRQLYTFMLNMMRVYYSTHPEYAVRYPDPTLAVNSSIRQKNTSVKEKTSRTDIVEENNINPGRSAGSSPVHDGNLVIDSQESPPHASSSQLHHHSIPSTMNLVVMKRETNGLDSINVQHSNIKSSAQILNLAPSIPIFSSPSLSTTKVVPLIPTRPQLTTTQNDVTTPPNGSLPRHIPFVPVQREASLRRVNSDSKIGSVRLPLALKSSSINNVAPASTNSVALELNSTGQNEKSSHDSEEMLAANVLADISRSRF; this is encoded by the exons TTTGCACCATTGCAGAATTCAGCAGTACAGCAAAGACCAAGTGGAATGGTGGATGTTCCAACACTCACCAATTTGGAGGGCAAGTATGGGTTCACAGTCTCCGTTGATGATAAGGAACGCTCCACCAAGAGTCCCATGTGGCTG atGAGCACCATTGTCAACAAATTGTATACAAACCTCAACAAGGCTGTGCCATTTGAGGTGAGGATGAATAACCCACCTACTGATGACGAGAAAATGTACATCCGAGCCATCCTTGTATTTTCCAGCCCTGAATTCTTGAGAACAAATGTAATTCGCTGTCCCAACCATGCAGCAATTGCTGAAGCAACCAATCATG ACTTTCCTTACCCAAACCATGTGGTGAGGGCAGACCACCCTGCTGCTCTGTACCAGGAGAGTCCCTCAGGCCGGCTCTCTGTTGTGGTGCCTCTGGACCTGCACCAGAACAGCCCAGATTATGCCCTCATCTTGCTGCGCTTCATGTGCCTTGGTTCTTGTGTTGGTGGTATTAACAGACGACCAATCTCTATTGTGCTTACTTTGGAAAATGG GCAAGCTGAAGTACTAGGACGCAAAGTGATTGATGTGCGGGTGTGTGCCTGCCCGACAAGAGATATCAGAACAGACGAGCAGACAGTTTCTAATAGGGGAGTTAAACGCAAGGGTTCCTCCACACAG GCACAACAAATCATCAAGAAGAAACCCAAAATGGTAGAGCCCAAACTTGATCTTGATGAGGGATCACAGGAGGTGTTCAACATTAAG gTGCAGGGTCGCCAGCTGTACACCTTTATGCTGAACATGATGCGTGTGTACTACAGCACCCATCCAGAATATGCTGTGCGGTATCCTGACCCCACTCTTGCAGTGAACAG TTCCATTAGACAGAAGAACAcaagtgtgaaagaaaaaacaagcagGACAGATATTGTTGAGGAAAACAACATTAATCCAGGGAGATCTGCAGGAAGTTCTCCAGTTCATGATGGGAACTTGGTAATAGATTCCCAGGAAAGTCCACCCCATGCTTCATCAAGTCAGCTGCACCACCATTCAATTCCATCCACCATGAATCTGGTTGTTATGAAAAGAGAGACCAATGGTTTGGATTCTATAAATGTTCAGCACTCTAACATCAAGTCTTCTGCACAGATTTTGAATTTGGCGCCTTCCATTCCAATATTCTCATCTCCTAGCCTCTCTACGACTAAGGTAGTGCCACTTATCCCTACAAGGCCTCAGCTCACCACCACTCAGAATGATGTCACCACACCTCCCAATGGCAGTTTACCAAGGCACATCCCATTTGTACCAGTCCAAAGAGAAGCTTCATTAAGAAGAGTGAATTCAGACTCTAAAATTGGGAGTGTCAGATTGCCACTGGCTCTCAAAAGTTCTTCCATAAACAATGTGGCCCCTGCCTCCACTAACAGTGTGGCCTTAGAACTGAACAGTACTGGCCAAAATGAAAAGTCATCTCATGATAGTGAAGAAATGTTAGCAGCCAATGTCTTGGCTGATATTAGTCGCAGCAGGTTTTAA